From a single Rutidosis leptorrhynchoides isolate AG116_Rl617_1_P2 chromosome 5, CSIRO_AGI_Rlap_v1, whole genome shotgun sequence genomic region:
- the LOC139848604 gene encoding uncharacterized protein, with product MDLDTPKHVWDKIQDTYEGSDRVKAVRLLTLTREFELLKMNDDELVKDYSSRIMDVVNQIRLHGDKISDQKVVEKIMISVPQNFEAKISAIEESCDISMLTVSELTSKLQAQEQRVSMRSEEKVEGAFQASFKNNKVGNSRQHTYKKGNYKGTFPPCKVCQNTNHQDIDCWFKDKPNFKCNLCKKFGHIEKYCRTKKNQGQTKEFQLANVSEENQEVTEHLFMASHVDYKSRDVTVDEGAYWKWNMKEVKRHEASISNLQKESVRPEYS from the coding sequence ATGGACTTGGACACACCAAAACATGTGTGGGATAAAATTCAAGATACCTATGAAGGTTCTGATAGAGTAAAAGCTGTCAGATTATTGACTCTCACACGAGAGTTTGAATTGTTGAAAATGAACGATGATGAACTCGTGAAAGATTATTCATCGCGAATAATGGATGTTGTTAATCAAATTAGACTTCATGGTGACAAGATTTCAGACCAGAAAGTGGTGGAGAAGATAATGATAAGTGTCCCTCAAAATTTTGAAGCCAAAATTTCCGCAATAGAAGAATCTTGTGATATTAGCATGCTTACGGTTTCTGAACTAACCAGTAAGCTTCAAGCACAAGAACAGAGGGTCTCTATGAGATCCGAAGAAAAGGTGGAAGGTGCTTTTCAAGCCTCTTTCAAAAATAACAAGGTTGGAAATTCAAGACAACACACGTACAAGAAAGGAAATTACAAAGGTACTTTCCCTCCGTGTAAAGTTTGTCAAAATACAAATCATCAAGATATTGATTGTTGGTTCAAAGATAAACCAAACTTTAAGTGCAATTTATGCAAAAAGTTTGGACATATTGAGAAATATTGTAGAACAAAGAAAAATCAAGGCCAAACAAAAGAATTTCAGTTGGCAAATGTCTCTGAAGAAAATCAGGAAGTAACTGAACACTTGTTCATGGCATCGCATGTCGATTACAAAAGTAGAGATGTGACTGTTGATGAAGGAGCCTATTGGAAATGGAATATGAAGGAAGTTAAAAGGCATGAAGCTTCTATTTCAAATCTCCAAAAAGAAtctgtaagacccgagtattcgtag